The following nucleotide sequence is from Nitrosopumilus adriaticus.
GTAATTCCTGACAAATCAAAATCGATTTTGGATGGTGCAATTGTTCCATGGAGTGGTAGGTTCTCATCATTTAGAAGACAAGCATTAAGAGCAGTTGGAATGAAATTTGGTTTTGACTTGATGACTCCTTTGGAAAAAATTAAACCAAAACATTTTGATATAATTTTGCATGGGACATCTGATTTGATTGATTTTAAATATCGCTCAAAATCTGGAGATTCATCATGGCAATACACTGATGCATTTGAGGGAGTTCTTGTGAATCTTCAGCGCGTTTTTATGGAAACTGACTCTGAATCAAAACGCGAATGGCTAAAACAATTCATGCGTGATACTCCATGTACTGCATGCAATGGAAAAAAATTAAAACCTGAATCTCTTGCAGTTAAAATCAACGAACAAGGAATAATGAATGTTTGCAATATGTCAATTGATCATTGCTATGATTTTTTTTCTACACTAAAATTAACTAAAAATGAACAATACATTGCTAAAGATGTTCTAAAAGAGATCAAAGAACGTTTGGAATTTTTAATGAATGTGGGTTTAAATTATTTATCTCTAAATCGATTGAGCTCCACATTATCTGGAGGTGAATCTCAAAGAATTCGTTTGGCTACTCAGATTGGCTCTAATCTGACTGGTGTGTTGTATGTTCTTGATGAGCCTACAATTGGATTGCATCAGCGTGATAATGCAAGATTGATTAAAACGCTAAATAAACTACGAAATCTTGGAAATTCTGTCATTGTAGTAGAGCATGACGAAGAAGTTATACGAAATTCAGACTGGATAGTTGATTTGGGTCCAGGTGCGGGTGTTCATGGAGGTAATGTGGTTTTTCAAGGGACTGTGAAAAAAATTCTTAATGGAAGTGATTCTGTTACAGGTGCATATCTGAAAGATAATTCTTTGATATCATTGCAAAATAAAATTCGTAACAAGTCTGGTTTATTAACAATTAAAAAAGCATCTGAGAATAATCTCAAAGAAATTGATGTTGAAATTCCATTGGGGCTTTTTGTTTCAGTTACTGGGGTTTCCGGCTCTGGAAAATCTACTTTGATCAATGATGTGCTGCTTAAAACCTTGGAGAGCCATTTTTACAAAACAAATGTTAGGCCTGGTAATCACAAAGAAATTACTGGTTTAGAAAATATTGATAAGGTGATTGCAATTGATCAATCTCCAATTGGAAGAACCCCCAGATCAAATCCTGCAACGTACATTGGAGCATTTACTCCCATTAGAGAACTATATGCAAACACTGCATTGTCAAAAGAGCGCGGTTATGCCCCAGGACAATTTTCATTTAATGTGGCCGACGGTAGGTGTTTTGCATGTGATGGAGATGGCGTTAAACAAATCGAGATGCAATTTTTGTCTGATGTCTATGTGAAATGTGATGAATGTAAAGGAAAAAGATACAACACTGAAACATTATCTGTGTTGTACAAGGGTAAAAATATTTCAGATATTTTAGACATGACTGTATATGAGGCATTAAATTTCTTTGAAAATATTCCCTCAATTAAACGAAAATTACAAACCGTCTATGATGTTGGGTTGGGATACATCAAGCTTGGCCAATCATCTACTACGCTGTCTGGGGGAGAAGCTCAAAGAGTCAAACTTGCATCAGAACTCTCAAAACGCGGTACTGGAAAAACACTCTATATTTTAGATGAGCCTACTACTGGATTACATTTTGCAGATGTTCAAAAATTACTTGATGTTCTTAATCGATTAGTTAACTTGGGAAATACTGTAGTTGTGATTGAGCATAATATGGATGTCATTAAAAATTCTGACTGGATAATTGATCTTGGTCCTGAAGGGGGAGATGAGGGTGGTAAAATTGTGGCAACTGGAACACCTACTACCATATCCAAGGCTCCTGGCAGTTATACGGGAAAGTTTTTGAGAAAATTATTGAAAAAATGACTTTTGATATTTCTACAATAAACATTCCAACCAACCCTGGAATCTATTTGATGAAAGATTCTGATAAAAAAATAATCTATATTGGCAAAGCAAAAAATTTGAAAAATAGAGTAAAGTCATATTTTACAAAAAACCAAAACTACAAGACCCAAAAACTTGTGGAAAATATTTCAGATGTTGAATTTGTTTTAACAGATAATGAAAGTGAAGCTTTTCTTTTAGAATCAAACATGATAAAGAAATATCGCCCTAGATTTAATATTGAATTAAAAGATCAACAAAGATACACATATCTTAGAATTTCTGATGAAAAATATCCTCGTTTACTTGTCGCTAGAAGAACTCGGGATGGCAAATTTTTAGGCAAAGGAAAAACTTTTGGGCCTTTTACTCAAGGCAGTTCAAAGTTACTTACGATTGGAACTTTGAGAAAAGCCTTTCAAATTAGAATTTGTAAAACTTTGCCAAAAAAAGTATGCCTTGAATATCATTTAGGAAATTGTGAAGGGCCATGTGAGTTCAAAGATGCCCAAGAAAGATACTCAAAGCATGTTTCTGCTTTGGAAGATGTTCTAAAGGGCAAAAACCAAACAAAAATCTTTACAAAAAAACTTGAAGAAGAGATGCATCAAGCAGCAAAACTTCAGCAATTCGAGCGGGCAAAAGACATTCGTGATACTCTAGTGAGGCTTGGAAGCCTTCAGACTAAACAAAAAATGGAATATGTTGATAAATCTGATGAGGAATACTTTGGAGTTGGTACTCAGGAGCAGTCTGTAACTGTGATGAATTTTAGAATGATTAATGGGGTGATTCGAGATAGTGATAAATTCTTTTTTGATCTGGTGGGTGATAATTCTTTTTCAAATTTTCTTTTCCAGTATTATTCAACTCACAAAATTCCAAAATTTATTCTAGTCAGTGAGATTCCTGAAAAAAAGGAATTGTTGGAATCTTTACTTTCTGAACAAGCTGGATTTACTGTGAGAATTTCTAGACCAACCAAAGGAAAGCGAAGAGAAATCATTACTTTGATTTTAAAAAATATCCAATTAATTCACTCAAAGGGGGGAGAACCTGGGTTGGCTGAATTAAAAGAAATTCTAAATTTACCTGAAATTCCAAAAATTATTGAATGCTTTGATATTTCAAATCACGGAGTAGACTTTGCCGTAGGTTCGATGTCTCAATTTGTAGATGGAAAACCACACAAATCGGGATATAGAAAGTTCAAAATCAAAACAGTGTCTGGAAGAGATGATTTTGCAATGATTGGCGAAATAATTAAACGAAGATATTATAGATTGCTAGAAGAAAAATCTCAATTGCCTGACTTGATAGTTATTGATGGTGGAAAAGGCCAGCTTAATGCTGCAATTAATTCTTTAGAATCTTTAGGATTGAAACTTCCGTGTATTTCATTGGCAAAAGAAAATGAAGAAGTCTATGTTCCAAAAAATAAAAATCCTATTGTAATTTCAAGGGAAATGTCATCATTGAAAATCCTACAGCATGCTAGAGATGAAACTCATAGATTTGGTGTTGCATATAATAGAACAATTAGGAAAAATAAAATAAAATAAGAAAAAGGATTTTTTGGTTAGTTTACTGTAACACTGCCAACCATCCAAGGATGAACCATGCAAAAGTAATCATAACTGCCTGAATCATTAAAGGTAAATGCATATTCTGCACTTGCCATGACTAGACTGCTATCAAATACACCAGATGGACCATCTGCTGGACTGCCACCAGTAACTGTATGTGCTGCAGAGTCTATGTTAACCCAATTCACAGTATCTCCAGCATTTATTGTAATGTCTGCTGGTAAGTAACATGCATTAGATTCTTCACATCCTGGAACTGAAGTGCCTACTGGAATATCAACAGAATGTGTTGTTGGTCCTGCTGGTTTTTCCATAGCTTTTTCTTTTGGTTTTTCTTCAACCATCTTCATTTTTTCTTCAACTTTTACAGTCTTTTCTACTGGTTTTTCCTGAGGTTTCTCCATCATCTTCTCTTCAACTTTTGGAGCTTCTTGCTTCACCTTATCTGCAATATCTGCAAATGGATCTGCTTGTGCTTTAGGCTCTACTGTTTTAGTTGCAACACTTGGAGTGGAGACTACAGGAGCGGCATCTTGTGCTGCACCCATTGAGAATGCAATACCTACGCCTACAGCTACTATTGCAATAGAAAATGCAATTGCTGCTTTGTCTATACCTGCCATAATTGATTCTAAGCCATGCCAATAATAAATAAATCTAATTACTATTCGGAATTTTTATGGCTTTGCCAAAGTCTGATCTGTTTCTGTCTTAACATCATGATCAAGTATCGTCTAATCAATTTATTCAAATAATCACAATAATTCTAAAATTTTCTTGTAAATCTCATATGATCACTCCAATTGTTCATTGGCTCTAGTCAATGATGTTGAACAATTACCTCTTTTATGAAAATGGGTTCTTATGATATGCATACGTTGCAATTGAGCTGTCACCAAGTAACATTGTGTTTTTGGTCTTAAGCTCCTTTGCTTTTTCTATATATTGTTAATAAACACCTGTTTTTTGTTTTATGTGACCTTATTTTTATTATCTTTCTTCTCAAAATTGATTTGAAGAAAGAATGAACAAATTGTTATTTTTACTCCCATTAATTGGAATTCCACTCCTTCTTATAATGACTAATCAAGAAGGAGAAAAGTATTCAGAACTTGAACTTACTGGTCAATCTGCAATTTTAAAAGTTGGGGAGGATTTTATTGAGCAGGCATCAAAAGAAAAATCCACAGAAGAACATACTCTAAATGAATTGAGAGAAATAACTGAAGAAGAAATCCGTATGGCGACAAAAATTCCTGATCTTAAAGAAGCTGAAAAGATATTTGAAAATGGAATGAAATTAAGTGATGATTATAATCAGATAAGTTTCAATTATTCTACAGAAAAAATTAGTGATGATGAATACTATTCTGAATTATTGAATTTTCAAATAAAATATCAGAAATACATGACTGCAATTGATTCTTACATTGGTGATAAAGATATATTGAATCTTAAACATTCGTTGATACTAGAATATGAAAAAATCACTCAAGATATCATTTCATTCAAAAATTCTGGAACAATAAATGAGGACTGGCAGTCACAATCAGAATATGACAAATACAAAGATTTTCTTCCATCTATGTTTCAACCATAAATATCATTTTCAAAAATAAAATTGATAAAAATAATAATCCGTCAATAACCAGACTAGTGTCCAACAAAAAAGAGTTTTTTGTTGTTTTTTTAGTTTTGACTCGTTACTATTTTTTATCTGTATATACAAACTATGAAATTTGTTAAATGATATTGCGTGTTTTTTTTGAACTAGCTGATTTCTAGATGGTTTAATGGCTTAACTAAATTATGGCATTAATTAAAAAAAGTGATTCTAATTACCTGTTACACCCATTTCTTGAATTTCTAATTGTAGCTATTTCTTTAATTGCAATTTTAGTGCCATTACGAATTTTTGCTAAGATAATTTTTATTGATGAGTGGATAGGAGCAATTGGAATTATTACAGCGGTATTTGGATTGATGCTTTATCTATCAAAAAAAGAAAAATTAGGAATTTTTGGCAAAATGTTCATTCGCCAAATCACTAAAAATCATAAAGGAAAGCGAAAATGGATAATTTATTCTCAAACAGGCTTGTTTTTATCAATTGGGATTATGACTATTTTTTGCATTCATGCTGGAAATACTGAATATCTTATTTTAAAAGAACAAGTAATTAGTGAATTTGAAAACCAAGGAATACTAATTGGCTCTGAATTAAACTTTGATGCGATAAATCAAATATCCTCTCAAGTTACTCCTGAAGAACAAGTTGGTGCAATTGCTGCATTACCTATGCTGACAATACAAAATTTTGAAATTTTCTCTGTGGTTTTGGCAGTTACTGACCAATTGATGGGAGGCTGGGTCTTGTATTTTTGGCAAATTATGGTAATAGAAACTATAGAGGTTACAATATTCCTGGCTATTACTAGAAAATTTATTTTTAAAAATAATTTAAATATTAAATAATTTTGACTTTAATTTTATGTATTATTATCTTGCTTTCTTTTTTAATGCATCTTTATAATCTTGATATGCGTTATCTTTAGTAATTTTTGCAGCATCAAAAATTATTTTTGTTGCGTCTATATCATCTTGAACCCCTGAACTTTTAGCTGATTTATAATTCTCTTTAGCAGTCTTCCAAACTGCAAATGCTGCTTTGTAAGCTACAAAAGCTTCCTTTTTTTCTTCAATTACTTCTTTCTTATTTCCTTCATTATCATAGTCTTCACTTTTTGTTTCAGCTGATTCTCTTGCTGCTTTATTTCTAGGATCTGTATTGTGATGACCTTCTACAACTGATATGGTTTGTGCTAAAAGTAATACTGTCATTAAAACAATGGTTGGTAATATTATTTTTTTACTCACATTAATTTTTATCTTTTAGAAAATATTATCTAGTGTTTGTTTGTTTTAATCAGTCAATTTACCTTAAGTTATTTTTCAAAATCCGCATGTTGTAGAAATTAAACAGACAGGTTGTTTTTAAATCGTTACAATTTAATTATTTATGTCTGTGATTAATTGCAATTGCTGTGATCTTGTATTTGATTCTGAATCAAAATATTATGCTCATTACATAGGTATTCATAAAAGCACTTCACCTTCTGTAAAGAAAATTTTGATTTTAGGAGGGGGATTTGGTGGGATTAATGTATTAAATAAAATTGAAAAAAAGTTCCAAAATGAATCCATTGAAATTACTATTGTGTCTGATGAAAATTTCTTTCTTTTTACCCCCATGTTGCCTCAAGTAGCCTCAGGATTGCTACATCCAAGTAATATCACAATACCTGTTAGGTATTTCTGCAAAAAGGCAAAATTCCTACATGCGTCAATTGATTCAATTGATTTGGAGCAACAATTAGTTACCATTCAAAGATCATTTGATAATAAAGTCAGAACTTTAGAATATGATTACCTGGTGTTGGCATTAGGTGGTCAAACAAATTTTTTCAATAATAAGAATCTTGAAAAACACTCTTTCACAATGAAAACTATAACTGATGCAATTGCAATTAAAAATCATTTAATTGTAATGTTGGAACATGCTGCACAAACAGGAAATTATGAATTACAAAGAACATTGTTGACATTTGTAGTTGTAGGTGCAGGATTTGCAGGAGTTGAAACAGTAAGTGAAATTAATCAGTTTATAAAAAAATCAATTTCTAAATCATACCCAACAATTAATCCAAAAAATGTTAACGTCATTTTAATTTCTGCAAAAGATCGAATTTTACCAGAGCTAAATGAAAAATTATCTGAAAAAGCTACAGAATTTATTGAAAAAGATAGGATAATGATAATAAAAAATACTAAAGCCGTTGATGCTGATGAGGAGAATGTTCAATTAAGCAATGGTGGTAAATTGTCTTGTGCCACGCTGATTTGGACTGGTGGAACAAAGATGGATAGAGTGATTTCTGATTTAAACTGTGAACATGGTCTTGGTGGAAGGATCATCGTTGATGGATCATTGAGGATGAAAAATAAAGAGAATGTCTTTGTATTAGGTGATTGTGCACTGATTAAAGATGATTCTTTGAATTCATACTATCCATCTACTGCACAACATGCAATAAGAGAAGGAAAAACTGTGGCTGAGAATTTATTACTCACATTTAAGAAACAAAACAAATTAAAAAAATTCACATTTCATAGTTTGGGAATCATGGCAATAATTGGCGAAAGAGTTGGAATAGCTACAATTGCTGGTAAAAATATCACTGGAATTCCTGCATGGCTTATTTGGAGGGCATATTATATATCAAAAATACCCACATTTGGCAAAAAATTAAAAATCTGCGTTGATTGGCTTACTGATAGTATTCTGGCAAGAGATGTTACTCTTGTTGGCTCTATAAAGAAAAAAGAAATTCACTCAATCCATATTAATGAAAATATGCCATCAATTAAGGAACAATTGATGTCAAACAACTAGGTTATCTAAAAATTACACACAAAGAATTCTCATTAGAAATTATATGATAAGAATAATTTTTTAAGCATGTTTTGAATATTTTCTCAAAAAATTTTCCCAAAAATTTGGTTCCATTATCCCCTGATTTATGAATAACTTTAAAATTATTTCTCCCTGTTTTTTGTATATATTCAAATGTACCAAAATTTGAATCCTGAAAAAACTTTTCACAAATTTTAGCAATCTCATCTACATTTTTTGAACTAGTCAATATTGTTTTTGTATTAATTATTTTAATTACAATATCGTTAATTGCTTTTTCTACTGTTTCATTAATAATGTTGTTAATTGAATGTTTTTCAAAATTTATTTCATCTTTGTAATTAACTGATTTATTAAAATTATCAAAAAGTTCATTCCTACTTATTTCATCAGGCACACTTTTGTTAAATTTGAAATCTAAATTCTTTTGCAATAAAATATTTCTCAAAGAAATCTAGTATTATCATATGTGTGTCTTTTTTATACAAACGTCATCTCTTATCTTGTACATTTTTGTATTAATCATCAATTATGTTTTAGAATAAAATCATTTCACTAGCAATACAGGAACTGGTGATTTTTGTGATACTTCAAGTGACACACTGCCTAACATTAATTTTCTATCAGAACCATTTCCTCTTGTACCCATAATCACAAGATCTGCCTTTGTAGAATAAATATAAGACATTACAGTTTGAGTGATTGAGGATGAAGCTGCCACAAAAGTTCTACATGTAACACCGGATTCTTCTGAAATCTCTTTTAATTTTTTGTGTTTTAATTTAATTTCGTTTAATTTCTCCCTTTCTATTATGGTCTGATGTGCATTATAATCCAAAAATGAAATTGATAAATGATCGCTATGGTAAACTGACAAAATAATTATTTCTGTTTTATGATTAAAGTTTAGATTTATTGCATGCCAAAATGCTCTGTCTGACATTTTTGAATTGTCAAATGGCACCAAAATTTTTTTAAAAAGTATCTTTGAAAATTTTTCAGATTGTGGTGAATAAACTTGCATGCTTTTTATCAGTAAGCAAATTTTAAAGCAAGTTGTATGATTAAATTAAACAGAATATTGTATCAAATTTTATTCTAATTTATCGTGAAGCTTTTTCATAATCTCCAGATATGTGCTAATTTGAGCATGTGTGGGCTCGAGTTCTTTTAGATTTTTTATATCTACATTGAGCTTGGCTAATTCATCGTATGTTGTTGTGTCTTCAATTACATTCAAAAGTTTTTGGAGTCCAAACGGTTTCTGAAGAAGTTCTACAATTTGCTTCAAAGTCTTAATTGATTCTTTTAATGTGTCCTCGACATATGCTGAGGCAAACAAAATTCTCTGATTTGGGCATTTAGCCAAAATTTCTGATGCCACTTGCATACCGTTTTTTCCTGATAGCTGATAATCTAAAATTACAATATCGTATGGGGTAGATTCTGAATTGGAATCAAAATTACTAAAATATGTTTTTAGCCCTGACTCACCATTCATTTCTAATGTCACAGTATGATTATTAGATTCCAGAAAAATCTTGTATTCTTCTAATAAATCAATTTCATCTTCAACAATTAGAATTTTCATATTCTTAATCCTCTATCTATTATTTATAATCTATGTTGAAATAATTGGCTTTGTATTATTTGAAACATCCTCTACTGCTTTCATAATTTGGTTAATTTTAAATGGCTTGAAAATTACTGCATCCACATTACACTCTTTTAATTTTTTATCTGTTTCTTGAGTTAAATCTGCTGTAACCATGATTATCTTTGCATCCTTGAATTTTTCCCTCAATTTCGTAATGAGATAAAATCCGTCATACTCTGGCATCCAAAGATCTGAAAAAATTATGTCTGGCTGTTTCTCCTCAAATAATTTAATCCCATCTAATCCATTGTATGCTTTGCCAAGTACATCTATGTTTTGCAATGAAAGAAATTCTGAAAACACTTCTACTGTATCAAAATCATCATCTACGATAACTGCACTAGTCATACTTTTTTTACAATTTTTCTATATCAAAAGGAATTGTTCTGAATTTTTGAACAAACAAATACGTCTGTTTAATATAAACAACCAGTAATTCAAGTTCGTTTTAATTTACACATAATGTTGTTAGAAATTACTAGTCATTCTCAGTTTAGAATTGGAATATGTATATCTATGATAATTTTGTTGTTGGGTGTTGTTTCAATTTATACTATAAAAACAATGGATGATATTAATCAGAATTATAATTTTATTTTAGATTACAATAAAAAAATATCCAATTTTGATGATATTAAAGTAAAATATGAACGACAGATGACGATATTTGAAAGTTTAAAATCTGAAGAAAACTTAATGGGTGTTGGTACATTTTGGATATATAATACTGAAATTAAAAATAAAATTTATGATTTTAATAGATTAATACTTGATAATCATCACATTGATGAAATTTTAGTTGATGAAAAATCATCTGAACTTGAAAATACTATTAATTTGTACTATAATTTACACTTAGAATATGAAAATAGCGCATCTAATGCATTATCGTATTTTTATGATGGAAATTTTGGTGGATTTTTACTAGAATATGAGAACTTGAAATATTTGCAATTTGAACTACTTGAGAAACTTGAAGACATAGAGCAAATGCTTGAGATAATCCCAATATATTCAAAATTATCTGTAGATGCTATTATTACAGATTTTCAGATTTTGCAATGGACTATGATTATTTTAGTAGGGGCCGTAACCTCTATGCTGGTATTTTTTCTTAATCAGACAAATAAAAATCTCAAAAATGAAATAAAGGAACAAACAAAAAACCTCCAAAAATTAAATGAAAAACTAAAAAAAGTAGATAAGAAAAGGGAGGAGTTCATTTCAATTGCATCCCATGAACTAAAAGGTCCAATTCAACCCATTTTTGGATTTGTAGAACTTGCAAAAACAGGCATAATTTCAAAACAAGAAGCCCTGGAAGGAATATCTAATATTGCTCTGAATTTAGAAAATATCGCCAATAATGTACTTGATCTCACAAAAATTGAAAACGATGAATTGGAATTACATTTAGAGAAAAATAATATCAATGATATTGTTTCTGAAGTTCTGGATTCTGAGCATTATAACCCTGATAGAAAAGTTCCAATTAAGACAAGATTAGATCTGGATGTTGTCATGAATCTTGATAAAACCAGAATTAAACAGGTCTTAAGAAATATCATAGATAACTGTATTAAATTCACAGAAACTGGGGATATAACCATCCAAACAAATCTTCTGAAAGATAAAAAAACTCTCAAACTATTCATAACTGATTCTGGCCCTGAAATTCCCGATGATGTTCTACCAAAAATTTTCAAAAAATTTGTAACTAAAGGCAATTACAAAGTTTCAGGTTTTGGACTAGGCTTGTATATATCTAAAAAAATTATTGATGCTCATAATGGAAAAATTTCTGCATATAATAAAAATGGACACCCTGTTTTTGAAATTGCATTACCTATTTTTGATTTTGATCTTAATTGGAAAAATTCAGTTGTAGATGACATTGAAAAAACTTTAAAAAATAATTAAATCTAAAAAATTCTTTTCTAAATTTATACTAATTCTAGAATTTTTGAGAGTTGGAATGGTTTTTGAAGAAATAAAATCTTGTCTTTTAATTTTGAAAAATTTCTTTCAGTTGATAATGCATATGCTGATGCAAGAATAATTTTTTGTTTTGGGTTCAAAGATAAAATATCTGATGCTACTTCTGCCCCATTTCTTTGTGGCATAGAATGGTCTAAAATCAATACATCATATTTACTTTCTTTTGAAACATCATTCATACTATCGATGTATTTCTTAATACAATCATCTCCATCTTTTGCAATTTCAACTTCATGATTCCCACTTTGAAGTATTTTTTCATATTGCATCGCAGTGAATCTATTGTCTTCTGCTACTAGAATTCGTTTTACCATATTTTTTCAGTTAAATTAAGGTTAATCACACATTGTCTGTTCAAATAAAACACGAAAAAATGATTTTTGCTTTGATACAGTTCGTTCAATTGTCACACATTATATAATATTATACAAATACTCATGATTATTTTCATGAGGTTTGATAACTCTGATGATTTTGATGGATTTGAATATGATTCTAAAAAAGAAGCGCAATTGTTAGAAAAATTTAATGATTATGCAAATCTAGAAAAAAAGATTTCAAAACGAGCATTTCTTGAAGTTTCTGATGAATCAAAACCTGGAAAGTTTGGAAAAAAATTCATTATCTCTGCAATGATACAGGGAGCAATTGTTACTGGATTGACAATAGCACTTTTTCTAAATCAACTTTTTGTGTTCAATGGAAATCCACAAAATATGTTTGAATTTGCATTTACTGATAATTTGGGAATTTTCTTTTTTGGATTTGTTCTTCAAATTGGATTGACTGCTGGGTTGGCCACTATTGGAATATTCTATAATCATATTGAAACAAATCTGCATAGCGGATTTAGTAAATTTAATACTCTGGTATCTTGGATTCATCTATTTGGAACAAATGTATTTGGAAGCATAATTACAATATCTTTAATTTTTGCAGGAATTGCCACTAGTCCATTATATCAAACTGAATTAAGCTATTTACTATCATCTATCCCATCTCTAGTTTACATTTCTGCAATTAGTCTTGCCATAGTTCTAGGTATTGGTATTCTTGGAACATTATTTTTATTTATGAAAAAAAATTCTGATGATTAGGATAATGCACAGATGGGTAGAATACTTACCCAAATATCAAATGGATTGATGTTGTCAATATCATTGATGGGGAAAAATGCATCATCATCACAATTGATTTCTTTTTTTGGCTGATTTCCAAGATCATCACTAAACATTAGGGCTAGTTCAGTTGTCCAAGAAGGGACTTGAGCGGTTTTTGGTTGTAATTCCTTCTTTTCATTATAATCGTCAAGAAGAATTTGTGCGATTCCATTCCCATCAAATTCTCCTGTAACTCCTAAATTCTTCAATAGTCCTGCAATCATATCTGTGTCAAAATCTTCACGCTGAGGAATATTTGTTATTCCTTGAATTACCTCTAAAATCAATTCATCATTTACAGAATCATTATCCGCAATCACTTCTTCAATAATTGGTGTAAGGCTTCTATGTTCATAATCATACATTACAGAAGAGACTGAATTAGATAATGGATTTGTAACATAAATGATATTTGAGGTTGGAGACGCAATCATAGATTGTGGTGAGTCCAATACAGAAATTGTTTGAATTTTTCTTGAGTTCTCATCTAGTATGTATAGTTCATTTGAATGCTCATTGGAAATTATAGTTATTCCGTTTTTTTGATTTGTTGTCATTTGCCATGCTCCAGACATAATGGGTATTTCATAAATTATTTGATTATTTTGAATATCAATTACTGTAATTTCATTAGAATCCCAACTGGACACATAAATGACATTACTCTTTTCATTAATTGATAAACCCCAAGGTTTTACTCCTGGATTTATTTCATAAATTAGACTATCTGTTTTTCCATCAATTACATTAATTGCTTCTGAAGTGCCACTTGCAACATACACTTTATTCGTATTTTGATTTATGGCAATTGACC
It contains:
- a CDS encoding plastocyanin/azurin family copper-binding protein, which produces MAGIDKAAIAFSIAIVAVGVGIAFSMGAAQDAAPVVSTPSVATKTVEPKAQADPFADIADKVKQEAPKVEEKMMEKPQEKPVEKTVKVEEKMKMVEEKPKEKAMEKPAGPTTHSVDIPVGTSVPGCEESNACYLPADITINAGDTVNWVNIDSAAHTVTGGSPADGPSGVFDSSLVMASAEYAFTFNDSGSYDYFCMVHPWMVGSVTVN
- the uvrC gene encoding excinuclease ABC subunit UvrC, which translates into the protein MTFDISTINIPTNPGIYLMKDSDKKIIYIGKAKNLKNRVKSYFTKNQNYKTQKLVENISDVEFVLTDNESEAFLLESNMIKKYRPRFNIELKDQQRYTYLRISDEKYPRLLVARRTRDGKFLGKGKTFGPFTQGSSKLLTIGTLRKAFQIRICKTLPKKVCLEYHLGNCEGPCEFKDAQERYSKHVSALEDVLKGKNQTKIFTKKLEEEMHQAAKLQQFERAKDIRDTLVRLGSLQTKQKMEYVDKSDEEYFGVGTQEQSVTVMNFRMINGVIRDSDKFFFDLVGDNSFSNFLFQYYSTHKIPKFILVSEIPEKKELLESLLSEQAGFTVRISRPTKGKRREIITLILKNIQLIHSKGGEPGLAELKEILNLPEIPKIIECFDISNHGVDFAVGSMSQFVDGKPHKSGYRKFKIKTVSGRDDFAMIGEIIKRRYYRLLEEKSQLPDLIVIDGGKGQLNAAINSLESLGLKLPCISLAKENEEVYVPKNKNPIVISREMSSLKILQHARDETHRFGVAYNRTIRKNKIK
- the uvrA gene encoding excinuclease ABC subunit UvrA is translated as MTENKLKIRGARHHNLKNLDIDIPKNKLVVITGLSGSGKSTLAFDTIYAEGQRRYVESLSAYARQFLEMMDKPDVDSIEGLSPAISIQQKTTSKNPRSTVGTTTEIYDYMRLLYARIGIPYCTNCGRKVSTQSIERICDSVLKDFSGKKILILAPIIQRKKGTYEKLFEQIKKDGYSRIRVNGEILSLDDDIPPLDRQKWHNIEIIVDRITTEKSERSRLFEAIQTAIKSSKGEVMIATEKTEKIFSQNNACPYCGLTVGELEPRSFSFNSPFGMCKTCNGLGVKMEFDADLVIPDKSKSILDGAIVPWSGRFSSFRRQALRAVGMKFGFDLMTPLEKIKPKHFDIILHGTSDLIDFKYRSKSGDSSWQYTDAFEGVLVNLQRVFMETDSESKREWLKQFMRDTPCTACNGKKLKPESLAVKINEQGIMNVCNMSIDHCYDFFSTLKLTKNEQYIAKDVLKEIKERLEFLMNVGLNYLSLNRLSSTLSGGESQRIRLATQIGSNLTGVLYVLDEPTIGLHQRDNARLIKTLNKLRNLGNSVIVVEHDEEVIRNSDWIVDLGPGAGVHGGNVVFQGTVKKILNGSDSVTGAYLKDNSLISLQNKIRNKSGLLTIKKASENNLKEIDVEIPLGLFVSVTGVSGSGKSTLINDVLLKTLESHFYKTNVRPGNHKEITGLENIDKVIAIDQSPIGRTPRSNPATYIGAFTPIRELYANTALSKERGYAPGQFSFNVADGRCFACDGDGVKQIEMQFLSDVYVKCDECKGKRYNTETLSVLYKGKNISDILDMTVYEALNFFENIPSIKRKLQTVYDVGLGYIKLGQSSTTLSGGEAQRVKLASELSKRGTGKTLYILDEPTTGLHFADVQKLLDVLNRLVNLGNTVVVIEHNMDVIKNSDWIIDLGPEGGDEGGKIVATGTPTTISKAPGSYTGKFLRKLLKK
- a CDS encoding NAD(P)/FAD-dependent oxidoreductase, with the protein product MSVINCNCCDLVFDSESKYYAHYIGIHKSTSPSVKKILILGGGFGGINVLNKIEKKFQNESIEITIVSDENFFLFTPMLPQVASGLLHPSNITIPVRYFCKKAKFLHASIDSIDLEQQLVTIQRSFDNKVRTLEYDYLVLALGGQTNFFNNKNLEKHSFTMKTITDAIAIKNHLIVMLEHAAQTGNYELQRTLLTFVVVGAGFAGVETVSEINQFIKKSISKSYPTINPKNVNVILISAKDRILPELNEKLSEKATEFIEKDRIMIIKNTKAVDADEENVQLSNGGKLSCATLIWTGGTKMDRVISDLNCEHGLGGRIIVDGSLRMKNKENVFVLGDCALIKDDSLNSYYPSTAQHAIREGKTVAENLLLTFKKQNKLKKFTFHSLGIMAIIGERVGIATIAGKNITGIPAWLIWRAYYISKIPTFGKKLKICVDWLTDSILARDVTLVGSIKKKEIHSIHINENMPSIKEQLMSNN